In Streptomyces chartreusis NRRL 3882, the following are encoded in one genomic region:
- a CDS encoding ferredoxin produces MGDRWHVEVDRSLCIGSAQCLHHAPDGFRLDSARQSHPADPDTDANERVLAAAESCPVEAITITLEDSGEPVFPPEE; encoded by the coding sequence ATGGGCGACCGCTGGCACGTGGAGGTCGACCGCTCCCTGTGCATCGGCTCGGCCCAGTGCCTCCACCACGCGCCGGACGGCTTCCGCCTGGACTCCGCCCGGCAGTCCCATCCGGCCGACCCGGACACGGACGCGAACGAGCGGGTGCTGGCGGCGGCGGAGAGCTGCCCGGTGGAGGCGATCACGATCACGCTGGAGGACAGCGGGGAGCCGGTGTTCCCACCGGAGGAGTAG